The following DNA comes from Miscanthus floridulus cultivar M001 chromosome 5, ASM1932011v1, whole genome shotgun sequence.
ACTCGTAAGATTTTCTATGATATATTATAGATTGTTCTAGTATTCATGTGATGTTTTATGTGTGTTTATATTATGTTCTTTCTTATATGTTGTTTCATATTATATTTTATTTTCCTTTATTTTTTATTactattttcttttctttgtttctttctttcgCATTCTCATTTCGTTTCCATAGTTTTATCATGGTGTTTTTTCATGAACTTCGTTCGCAAAGTAAGCGTCCTTTTAAGGGGGTCAACATTTTTAGGGCCTGTTCGTTACACCAGGAATGACCACCTGGAAAAAATTCTGGCGGGAATACTAGTTaaaattgtatatacttcatgaGTGGGATTAATTCCTAGGCTAGTTTCTATTGTAACCAAACGGGCCCTTAGATGCGCCACTTGACCCATTTGGCCGCTCCCGCGGTTCACGAGAAGGAAAAAGGACTACTATTTTTTTACATCTGGCATGACATGAAAAAGAGAGAGAGCTTCGTCTATCGATGAACATTAGATTGATGAAGCTCTTGGCATCACTTTGTTTTTCTCTCCTTTCCTATTAGCGAGTTCTTCGTTCGTACTGAACCGCTTGCAGAATCAAATCCTGCTCCAAAAGATCCTATATCAGCTATACATCCTCCTTGCATTTATGCTGGAGACGTTGCCAATGCTATGGGCTTTGAGCTATGTagataaaaaatgatgaatgGGATTGTGGCACCCCACTCGCCACCAATGCGGAAGGATGCCACTGAAAAGAATAGAGCGCTGCTGGATGCATTGGAACCCGTATAAGAAGCTCGCTGTTTACCTGATCAGTCAAACATTTTTGTCAGCGACGTGCCTTCTCTGTTGTTGTGGCCTTCTCTTTTTCCTTGTTTATTTTCTCTACTAGGCCACATTCGTTTAGGGGGGATTGAGGGCTGGAAATAATTTAGATGATCATTTCTACTATAAATAAACCTGCCATTCCATCCAGAACCGTTCCAGGCTTCCATTCCCTAGTAAAAGAACGGGCTCTTATGTAGGTTTCTTTAATATTCCATGAGATGTTTTATGGCATATTTTGGTCTACAGCATTATTCTTGTGAGTATGGAATGTTTTCTACTTGAACTTAAATGGTCTTATCCATTTAATAATATAAAAATATTTCATATCTAACACCAAAAGATCAACATGTTGTAGTGGTGGGAAATGACATCCTTTATCCTAAGCCCATGGTTTTGGGCCTGCTCGGAAACCGTTGCTGCAGCTGCCTCTCACAGGCTACTGTGTAAACAGTAGCAACAGGTACAACAATAGCTACAGCGAACAGACCTACTCAACTCTTGTACCCACTAATTTTATTCCTATTTTCTATTTCTTTATTATCATTCTCGTTTATTTCCGTACCATTCTCATCGTTTTGAGAAAGCGGAGCTGAGCACGTTTTCGCATATTTCTTTGTCATTCTCATTTATTTCCGTATCATTCTCATCGTTTTTGAGAAAGCGGAGCTGAGCGCGTTCGCTCGCAGAAGCACGGAAAAGCGCAGCCGAAGTGGGCTCAGAAGCGAAGCTAAGCGCGGTCCAAGTGGGCCCAGAAGCAGAGCTGAGCGCGTTCGCTCGCCGAAGCACGGGAAAGCGCAGAAGCGCGGCCCAGGCGCCCAAGCGGGCCTAGGACGCGCACGCTCGGCGCTCGCACAAAGCGTCCCCTCTATTAGCGGCACGAaggctaccgccgccgccgccgccctacgccaGATGCCCAGGTCTTCGTCGGCCCCTTCTCCGGCAACGAGAACCTAACAGGTACGCCCCTTCTCTTCACTTTCTGATGTGCGAAACCGAGCAGAACCTAAGCTATTTGGAATCGGACCTGATCTAATTGCAACGTGAATTATTTACTGGGTCCGTCCCTGGTGTGTGCCCGCTGAACTCTGTTCCCATTCCAAAGTCACTCCACCTGCAATTGTTATTTTTAGATCTGTGTGATATTGTCTAATTGCTTTGATGGAATGCATCGGCTGCTGGAGTGATAATTAACAGGACTGTGAAAAGAGTAAAATAAATTTTATCTCAAAGTTTACGTTCAAAAAAAGATTTAATCTCAAAGGAAAATGCACTGTTGTGATGTTCATATATTGTTTCTTAGGCTGAAAAAAAGGTCATTGGCACACATACGCCGTCAGGGGGTGCAGTATATTCTGTGAGAATGGCCTGTGGTCAAGGTGCTAAGAAGTCCATACTAGGGTTCCTCTTTCGTGCTCAGCAGCAAACTGCTCGGGCATACTCGTCTTCAGCATTCCAGACTCATCAATTGAGCACTCATGTTCCCCAAGATGGCGTGTTTTTTAGGAGATTCAGCTCTGAGGTGTCTTCTTCAGAGCAAATGAACCTTATTAAGCAACTCAGGCAAAGAACGAGTGCTCCAATCAAAGATGTCAAGGCCTCCCTAGTTGCCTGCAACTGGGATATTGGTTAGCTCTTCTAGCTCCATGCCGTGTCATGATTTAGTTGACTTATTTGTTTAGTTCACTTTTCCTATTTGAGTTTGTTAATTTCTTTCAGAGGCTGCGCAGAAGGACCTAAGGAAGAGAGGTGTTGCTCTTGCTGCCAAAAAGTCTTCACGCACTGCTGCTGAAGGTTTGCTAGCTATTGCACAAGATGACAAAAGGGCTGCTGTAGTTGAGCTTAACTGTGAAACTGATTTCGTAGCAAGAAATGATGTTTTCCAGTACCTGGTTGGTTTCATTCCCTAGTAACAATTTTATCTTAATTAGCTGTTTTGTTGATCTCTTCTTAAACCTTTCACACATAAAATGCAAGTTACATACGGAACGACATTAACAATTTAGATGCAAGGGTTTTTAAATTCATTTCTTCAAGACGAGTACATAGTAATTGGATACTTACATTTGTTAGTAGCATGGTTTTTGTGGTattggtgtgtgtgtgtttgtaagggcTCTTCCCCTTTTTTCTTCTTATAATATTAATGATACACATCTCTCTTGTGCGTTCGAGAAAAAAAGCAACACTGAATCATTTGTTCATCACTTGAAAAGTAAATGCCAATATCTCTTTTAGTGGTTGTGAAATACAAAGGTAGCTGGCATATTTACGTGCCAAGAACTATATGCATATTTGCAGGTGTAGGCATATTATGTAAACAATGTTAGTCATGCATGTAAAGGATATTTTCCACTCATCTGTTGATCAAGTTGCAGATATATCAGTTATGTAGCAATTGCATGCTTTGAGTTATTTATATAGATCTGTGgctttgttttaaatatttttctATTTTGTCACCATGCAGGCTTCATCATTGGCAAAGATGGCTTTATCTTCTCAGGGTCCCGGTGAATTGTTCATGCCTTTTGGTCCTGAACTTTTAGAGGTATGCCATTATCCCTATGTGGCGTATTCCCAAATTCATgattttatacacaaatataatgCTGCTTTATATCATATATTATCCCTGGTTTCAGTCATTTCTAAGAAACCATACATTTCTCCAACCTTGCAGAACATGTCTATCAATCTTGATCATCCGATGCTTAGCGGGGAAACAACTGTCCAAAGTGCTGTTACAGAAGTTGCTGCAATGGTTGGGGAGAATGTGAAACTCAGAAGAGGCTTCATGCTGTCCACAACTGCACATGGTGTTGTTTCATCTTATATGCATACCTGTCCCCAGCCAGGTGATGGAatctcagttttttttttcaagaatGTGTATTCTTTTTCCTTCAGATTTTACTTTATACTTTATCACCCCTCCtgccccccccgccccccccaaGACTAAATTAGATTAACCATTAATATGACTAAGCAGTTTCCTAGTGACTAGGGGGCATCATTACCTGCTTCTCACCTTTTCTAATCTCTTCACCATTCTAAAACTTTTTGACAACTAGAAACCACAGTATGTTTGTGTGTATTCATGCTAATTCTAGTAAATAAtctattttcttaggtttgtCACTGATGAATTTAAATTATTTTCCTGTTTTACACTTTTACTGGTATACGGATGCAATTTCTTTGATTTTGATGATAATGCAGCCATGCATGTACACTCATGATAAATAGCCTAATGATAAATTAGAATTTGAACACAACTATTGTCTTAAATGTTCCACTAATACTACGATCTTTTAGAAAGGAGGAAAATGAAATTTCATCTGAGTGGATAATGCTTGTTTGGGTACTCCTGAAGTACAATAATTGAGCATGTTAGTTTGGTCCTAATTGTTGTTTGTTCTGCTGAGCTGACTTGTGTTAGTAATTTGAAAACTCTCCTAGTTTGCAGGCTCTTTTTGGTTGTTTTGATACTTTGCTAAAAATAAGGGCCCCCTTTTCTTTCACTTAACTCCTGagcattctttttttttctttgcttcaGGTATGGGTCGTATTGCTGGATTGGTCACACTAGAAGCAGAAGATAGCAGTACTCTCCTTGATGCTGTCAAAAGTGTTGGGTCATCTATTGCGATGCAGATTGTTGCAACAAAGCCATTATTCTTATCAAAAGAACTGGTTTCTGCTTCTGCTTTAGAAAATGAGCGTGAGATACTTCGAACACAGGTTGATACCACACTTCCTCCAGCATGTTTGGTTCATAACAGGACTTATGCCATACTCAAGTTTGGCATATTTGGCTGTGTTTAGTTTACTTCCACGACTATGTCATGCCACGCTTTATTAGCGCTGTATCACATACTCATACGTGTGATACGGTCAGTCCTTCATATGGTCACTTTGTTTGTGTCAAGTTGCTTCAGAAATGAGATGAGATGACGCCGTGTGACATTGTAGGCCGAGAGCTCAGGGAAATCCCAAATGGCTATGAATAAAATGGTGGAGGGCCGATTGAGGAAGTACTTTGAAGAAGTTGTGCTCATGGAGCAAAAATATGTTTTAAATGACAACACAAACGTTAAGGTAAGTCGATAGGGTTTTGTACTTCTTGATTATGTTACTGTCTGGATTGTTTGTCTCTGATAGCTTTAGTTCCTGGTGTCATTCGTTTTAGACCGTGCTGAATGACTTGTCGAAAGAGGTCGGTTCTAAAGTAACAATCGGTAACTTCATCAGAATGGAGGTTGGAGAAGGGATGGAGAGGTACAATATATTTGTCCCATCCCATGTCATCTCCATCGACAAGTGGGTTTTTGTTTGCGGACTGGCTGTTGATGAATGATGACCACATGTTTCTTGCTTTGGCAGAACTGAAGCCGCTGATGATTCAGAGGTTGCTGCTGGTGGTGCTATGTAGATTTCAGGCAGAGATGGATCTAACGGTACATTAGGATCTATATGAATTATGAAGGTCCCTCTTCTGTAAAGTTGGGGTCCTTAGTTTTTTCCAATAAAAGTTTTAGGCTCCCATCTTTGCTCCATGGATTGTTACAGGTGTAGGCTAGGACGGAGCTAATGTTTAGGCAAGCGAGGTAGTTAGCGTTCTGGGACTTGCGAGGCTGCCTAGTTGATTTGACGGTTCCTATCCTGTTTGTTTACACTTTTGGTTGAACCCTCTCTGGTTGAATTACAGTTTGTTTGGACGGGTAAAAGATCGAAATAGAGTGGGAACCCTTGAACTATTTGCTTTGAGTCTAGAGAACACTCCGAATTGTTAATTAGAGGATGCGAAGTGTGAGCCGAAATGTTCTTTTCAGTTGATGGGTGATTATAGGACTGCCTGTTCGCATAGTTGTAATTCGAGGCGATTTTGTTGGCACTTAGCAGGAGACAAAGAGAGGGGGGGTTAACAGTATAGTGTGACATCGTCGAcagtagcaaaaaaaaaaaaaaaaaaaaaaggattgtCAACGAGGTACCCTAGATCGGCCCCTTGGCGATGCGAAACGATGCAGTTTCAGAGAAGCCGTAACATAGGTCCTGTCTGAAAAATCATAGTGATCAAGTAGCTACCACGGTGTCTTGAAACAGAGTTTTTCTCTGTATTAGAAAAAATCCCAAAAGAAAGAAGTTTTTCGCCGAGATAGCTATTCGCTAGCAAAGAGGAGACTGCATGAGCGTGGGTTCCAGCTGCAGCAACCGACGCCCACGCCGGTGAGGCACTCACTAGCAGTTGTCGGCTTGCCGCCGGTGAGGCAGCAGCCGCTCCTGCTGTCGTCGTCCACTCGTCCTTCTCGGCCTACCACAACAGCTAGCAGCAGTCCGGGTTGCACGCGCTGCCTCACGCCTTCACCACTCGCCTCTGGCTGATCCCCGTGGCAGTCCAGGCGGCCTCGTTCGCCGATCGATCCAAGAGTTCATTATTTCAGTGGTAATTACGAAGATGAGATCTTTGCTGTAGTATTTAACGTTTCTCGGATCTTTCCAGACTACACAACTAATTTTCGCTCACTTATTATTCCGCCAGTGTTTCCTTTTCATTGATGAGTTGAGGACAGATTCATGTAACTGAGTCGATTTACTAAGTAGCTGACAGCGAAAGAAGATGCTATGATAATTGATAAAGTGGAACGACATAAACAATTATGTTGTTCAGTTATAACAGTCAAGATTCAAGAGGGAATCATGTGGCACGCGAAACACAGGATCACACGATGGTGATAACTGATAAGTGCCTAGAATCTAAGATGAAGGGCAAAAAACGGCTACCAGCATAATCAAAGCTCGTATTTACCACCGTCGATCCAGCGTGCAAATCTTGATATGCCCACAAATCGTAAAACAATGAAAAATAGGAAACTGAGCAACATTCCATCATGTCCTAGTGTCCTACTACATAAGTACATAACATTCTCCACACCTGCTATCCATGCCAATCGCCCACGCCCTGTAGCTGTTTTTTTCTGTAATAATTGTGTTGATTTGCTGATCGGGTGATCAGGGAAGCACATACATGCATGCCGGTTGTTACAGGGCTTACTGAATGTAAGATGTGCCACGTGTTCACATACAAAACGCTAGAGTAGCCTGTGAGCGACACGCCGAGCACCCACAGCCACATGTGGTGGGAACAGGTACATCGGACTTGCTAGCGAGGGAGCGAGCGCCAGCAGTGGGCCCACGCCATCTCAGATGTCGCACACGCTGCTCTAGACGTCGTCCGCGCCACCAGCCGCTTACAACACGCAtcccatatgcaacatccaatctacttttaaaacatctagaTACAATAGTTGTAACATAtaaaaagacagatgaaacatttgaatcaagcgtctgaaacacttgcaaaaatgcCTAAAAAAAtctgaaaaccattgcaaacatatgcaacattcagatgaagcATTTGCAAACATACGTACAAAACACCTAGAgacacttaaaacatatgcttgcaacatacatgtatatgcaacatctagatctacttttgcaacatccagataaaacacttgcaacataagtctgtaccaaatgaaacatttggaacatacacttgaaacatacgtgtatagccattacaacatgtgcaatatcccgatctactttggTAACATTGATATACAACACTcttgcaacatacttctgaaacatttgaaacatactcttACAACATGAGCTAGCCAGGGAGACGTCAACGGACTAGCATACACCAAGGCGCGGGCGCAGGCCTCCCCTTCCTACAGACGGGTTGATGGGGGCGCGCGCAGGCGCATGCCTCCCCTTCCACGATGGGCGAGGTGGACGGGGCGCGGCGCGGGATGGTGGCGCAGACCGTGGAGCAGCCAGGGATGGGGCGCAGAGTAGCCAAGGATGGGGCACACGAGCAGTCAGGGATGGGGTGCAGGTGCAGCCGGTGCCGCCATGCTGGAGAAGGCCATGGCGGGCTGGTGCACTGCCTGCAGCAAGTGGCTTTGCGCAGCTCCGCTAGCGGCGTTgtctttgtttgtttgttttggaGATATAGAGACGTAGTGCGGACGCGCTCTGAAGCAACGAGCGGAGTGCGGCCATGCGGGTGCAGGATGTCTAGAGGTACGAATGCCCGCATCCTATCATTACTGTATATTGATATGCACGAATAAGCCCCAAATAAAGGTAAGTTTGCTCTCAGCAACCACAGGCTGTGGGAACAGGCATTCATCTCAAAGATCGCTGACAAACAATTAAGAGATTGATAGGACTACTATGGATGCCCTTAAATGCCATGCACCATCTTAGATTTTTCTCCTTTACTCAACTAGGCTCACGTCCCGTTCCCGTCGCTACCTGCAGCCGCATAAAGGGAGACGAAGGAGCAGCCGAAATCTTGATGGCCAGTGACCCCAGGGAAAGAATGCGGCCGCCAACTCCATTGCGGCAGTGTACAGGGCCACGCTCCTTCCGTTGTTCATCCTATGTGTTGCTACGCTCCGCTAGTTATACAAAGGGAGTGCTCAGGAGGCTCACCGTGCTGACAATCTTCATGGTTTCCCCTATGGTATCAACGTTATTGAACACAGGTTTAATTTGTACCTTCTGTTGCACATCATGTCCTGCAGCCACCTGGCTCCTAGCAAAGAGATCCTGCACGTTAGCAACCACCTCCGGTCGTGTTGCAGGTGACTGGGAGGCTACACTCATGGACAACTGGAAGGGCTCCTGGCGAAGGGATCCCGCACGTTAGTCGGTCGTGTTACAGGTGCAACTTGACACTGGAAGGCTTCACTCGTGGACAACTGGGAGGGTTACGCTTGACCTGTCATTACATAATAATAACAGTACAACGTAGACACTCACAACGCACGTACATAAATCCTACTCTTATAAGAATCTTCGAAGACTAGGTAAAAGGATTTAAACAATGCCTAGAGagaggtgaataggcgtatctaaaaatttctagACAAACTCAAAGTCAAATATCAGCAATAGTCGGAAATTCCGACAGTTTAGGCTAGAACTTCCGGCAACCGGAAGTTCCGATACAAACAGTCGGAAGTTCTGACTCTATAGGGAAACTATtataagtgctaaaatgaactttgagtgcgagatttcttacaaccccacttcctagtggtaaggtgaaACATTAGGGCTGCTCCTTTGACGCTGAAAgatcaccactccgtagatcgagtccaaaccctaagaggagCTTTGGGAAGAAAGAGAAACCAACAAaaacaaatatgatagcacaaatctaaacaacaacaagcatgcgggacacaaagatttatcccgaggtttgataaccccacaaaggagctcctacgtcctcgttgtagaGGTGACCATAAAGGTCGTAATCTATTTCActtccttgcctctctcaaggaAACCACAGAGGTCACTTGAATTTTCCTCTAAGAAATCAAGGATAATACAAACTTCTcaaggctcttccataagatggaagctcttgggcgatgcctagccagctaggggcaaagccccaagagtaatagatgcaaatccaactggcttgacgaagaaattaaGTGCTTAAGCTTGCCGATGTGATtatctcactcaatccactctccttttacttAAATCCTTAGGGaaatctgaaaggatcaagatgcccaagagagaggggtgaattgggcaaattctaatttttttttgcaataattaagtcctatggttagtccaattaacccattgtgcctagaaagtgtatctattgatctaccgtataaaagtttagcaacctatgttccaatcctactctagcatagcaattctatgaatgtaaataataagaattgaattgctcaaagtaaatgctcaaagtaaatagagaagcaGGAACGTGGTGatattttgtcgaggtatcggagagtcgccactccccattagttctcgttggagcacccgcgcaagggtgtagctccccctagatccacgcaaggatcaagtactctctacgggttgattctatgacactccgtcacggtgaatcacccacaaccgctcacaacttgagttgggtcatccacaagctccgctggatgatcaccaaactcccaatcaccaccaagccgtctaggtgatggcgatcaccaagagtaacaagcacgaactctcacttgaccacgacaagcctaatgagaaggatggatgcacactttgctactcttgatctcactaatgagggctctctttgggattctcaaatctcaatcacctcactaggaccttgctcttcttggcactctcaaaggtgtttctcagctgttggaatgagcaaaagtaccccacacgcgaatggaggaagtatttataaccatggctgaaaaatgaaccattatgttcttctgcggggtgaccggacgctccggtcatgttgaccggacgctccagtcagttctccccgaactccagtgtttaaaatgtgaccggacgctggacatcatccggtcgtgattttccctctctagaaccttactggagtcgaccggacgctgggacttagcgttcggtcacttcacctctcaacgtccggtcacttccaaacgatttcaccttgatcaaatgaacagaccggactctgcgccagcgtctggtcacaccgaagccagcgtccggttagtatttgacactccattcacttccaactctcgatcatatgtgaatgaagtttgctccaatggatctaagggctttttaggagctacctagtgctaggtttagcaagtgtgcaccacacctaacccactagactcacctaggtcaagctacccgtccataccccccttaatagtacagccaaagaaaaaataaagtcctaaactactctaagtgtctcttcaactccaatcgacacttagaaccagTCCATgtttaaccttgtcatccatcctttgaaaatcgaaacgattttcatcgtaggggcatgacccccatgatagcccaatcgatctctattaccgtgacctaacttaattgcctctataaaacatacgttagtcacagtaatcatgtattgtcattaatcattgaaacccaactaggggcctagatgctttaaatctccccctttttggtgattgatgataataccacctcgagtatgtgaaagagttgaggtttttaacatgcttggttcatataagcttttgtcaataagaacaaaagaattaggcaagcttatatgacccaagccaacatgatgtactcaaaagatataaaataagcaagagtacaagtaataaacctcatttgcatcggagtaaaacacggaagcaaagcaaatgagcataacactagtgatatgatgtcaatgtttgtgttgtcaaattccttcccattgtcacttctaatcttcttgagtttcacttcaaattcattttatgctctcttggtaaacttcttgaagcaagatgcaacttcggatttgtcatgaaggaagaatacccatgtgtatcttgaatagtcatcaacaatcacaagacaataaagatttcctcccaaactcttatatgttgttggtctaaataagtccatgtgaaggagttctagcactcttgtggttgacatgaaagcttttgttggatgagtatttgcaacttgcttgccggcttgacatgcactacaaagcttgtccttctcaaacctcacatccttcaaccctctcaccaaatcattcttcattagctttttgagtgagctcatcccaacatgagcaagtcttctatgccatagccacccaagtattgttttggtgaataggcatgttttcaagttagcatcttcagaggctaaatccactaagtatagattgttgtatctaaatcctttgaatatcacttgatcatcatccttcttagatacgacaacttccttctcagtgaataagcattggaagccaagatcacataattgttcAACGAatagcaagttaaagctcaatgaagcaatatagagcacatttgagatagaatgattatttgatattgccactttgcccaatcctttaaccttgcccttagaattatctccaaatgtgattctttcttgtctatctactttttcatctagtgaggtgaacatacaaggaccaccagtcatatgttgtgtgcaaccactatcaataacccaatgacttccaccggtcttgtagttcacctacacacaagagatcaagctttaggaacctaaacttgttgagggcccttcaccttctcaacaagtgactttgcaacccaaattttcttaggcctattcttgtttggaggtcctaagaacatgactttcatctttccactagaatcctttctaagcatataatgagcattgaaggcaaaaggtctagcatgcttgggtaagggttgtggtggtggagtttggcactcatgggcaaagtgcccttcttatccacattcaaaacacttctttggctttggcttttgttgttgttgagcttgagccttcttctctttgtttgctatatacccaatgccacttctatccatcttcatgacggtgttcattagtagctcactttgaagatgcttgcctcttgtgaacttgctcaatccaatcttgagatgctttttctccaacttgagcttcttcttctcttccttgggagcatcattatttttctcttgcttgagcttcttgttctcttctttgagcttctcattctcaagaagcaagtcaccatcatgatcactagtttcacgcactatggtgttggtggtcttgagctcttcaagatctttcttgagcttttcattgtcattcttgagcttgacaaactcatcataattatcggcCTCAactacttgcttgcccttgctactagaactttgctcactgctctcaatgatcaaatcatcgcatgatgtagctatatcaatcttaacaacaatgttag
Coding sequences within:
- the LOC136452326 gene encoding elongation factor Ts, mitochondrial-like yields the protein MACGQGAKKSILGFLFRAQQQTARAYSSSAFQTHQLSTHVPQDGVFFRRFSSEVSSSEQMNLIKQLRQRTSAPIKDVKASLVACNWDIEAAQKDLRKRGVALAAKKSSRTAAEGLLAIAQDDKRAAVVELNCETDFVARNDVFQYLASSLAKMALSSQGPGELFMPFGPELLENMSINLDHPMLSGETTVQSAVTEVAAMVGENVKLRRGFMLSTTAHGVVSSYMHTCPQPGMGRIAGLVTLEAEDSSTLLDAVKSVGSSIAMQIVATKPLFLSKELVSASALENEREILRTQAESSGKSQMAMNKMVEGRLRKYFEEVVLMEQKYVLNDNTNVKTVLNDLSKEVGSKVTIGNFIRMEVGEGMERTEAADDSEVAAGGAM